The nucleotide window TCGCGGGGCGCCCTCGCGGCCGTGCCGGTGACGGGGGAGTGGACCACCGAGACGCTGTTCGACCTGCTCGTCGGCCTGTGGGACGTCCCGCGCGTGGCGGTGCTGGCCCGGGTCGACGCCGCCGAACTCGGCGCGCACGACACCCCGGAACGCGCGCTGCTCGACTACCTCGACACCGGCGTCCCTCCACTGTGGACGTCCCGCTGGCGGCCGCCCGGCGGTCACTTCGTGCTCCTGGTGGGGATCCGCATCGGCGCCGAGGGCACCCTGCTGTCCGTTGTGGACACCTACCCGTCGCTCGGTGACAATGGCCGCCACGACCAGCCGGTCGAATGGGTGACGGCGGCGCTGGCCGGGCTCGGCGTCCTCGTCGTGGTCGACGCCGATCAGGCGGCCGTGGTGCGCCGGGCGGCGCGCGACGCCGGGCTCACTCCGTCCTACTGGGACTGACCGGCGTCGCGAAGCGGGAATGGCGGCGGCCGTAGGTGAAGTAGATCACCAGGCCGATCGCCAGCCACGCGGCGAACCGGATCCACGTCAGCACGTTCAGGTTGAGCATCAGGTACAGGCACGCCAGCGCGGCCACGACCGGGATCACCGGGGAGAACGGCACCTTGAACGGCCGATCGAGGTCGGGACGGCGGCGGCGCAGCACCGGGACCGCCACGGCGACGATGATCATCGCCGACAGCGCGCCGATGCTCACCATGTCGGCCAGCTCGGAAATCGGGACGAACGCGGCCAGCACGGCGATCAGTGCCGCGCCGCCGATCGTCATCCGGTGCGGGGTGCCCCAGCGCGGGTGCGCGGTGCCGAGCGCCTTCGGCAGCAGGCCGTCGCGGCCCATCGCGAAGCCGATTCGCCCGATCGTGACCAGCTCGACCATCATCACCGACGTCAGCCCGGTGACCGCGCCGAGCGAGATCAGCGCGCCCACCCAGTGCTGGCCGACCCGGTCGAACGCGTCGGCCAGCGGCGCGCCCGTGTCGATGTCGGTGAACGGGACCATGCCGGTCAGCACGATCGAGACGCTGATGTAGAGCAGGGCGCAGACACCCAGCGCGCCGAGGATGCCGACGCGCAGGTCCTTGCGCGGGTTCAGCGTCTCCTCGCCGAGGTTCGCGAGCGCTTCGAAGCCGGTGTAGGCGAAGAACACCACGGCGGCCGCGGTGATCATGCCGGCCAGGCCGTAGACCGACTGCTCCAGCCCCAGCGCCGCCTGGACCACCGGCTGCTCCAGCACCGTCGTGCCGGCTTCGGGTGCCTTCGCCGGCGGGATGAACGGCGTCAGGTTCGCGCCCTTGACGTAGAACAGGCCGACCGCGAGCACCAGCACGCAGACCGCGACCTTCACGCAGACCAGCAGGTTGGTCACCCAGGCCGACTCCTTGATGCCCCGCACGGCGACCACGGTCAGCACGGCGATGATCAGCACCGCGCCGATGTTGACCTTCGCGTCCTCGCCGAACCACTCCGGCGACAGTCCGAGCAGGTTCGCCAGGTACCCCGACCAGCCGCGCGACACCACGGCGGCGCCGAGGGCGAACTCCAGCAGCAGGTCCCAGCCGATGATCCAGGCGAACACCTCGCCGAGGGTGGCGAAGGCGTAGGTGTAAGCGCTTCCCGCCGTCGGGACGCTGGAGGAGAGTTCGGCGTAGCACAGCGCCGCGAGCCCGGCGACGACCGCGCCGAGCACGAACGACAGCGTCACCGCGGGCCCCGCGTGGGTCTTCGCCTCGACGCCGGCCAAGGTGAAGATGCCGGTGCCGATGATGATCCCGACACCCATTCCGACCAGATCGCGCCCGCGCAGCCGGCGCTTGAGGTCACCGGACTCCTGGCGTTCCAGGACCTCGTCCACGTTCAGCGTTCGCCGCTCACCCATGGAGAGAAGTTAAAAGGTCACGGGTCTTTCCGCAGATCGGCGCCGGTGATGCCGGTCTCCTGGGCGAGGATCGCGGCCTGCACGCGGGAGCGCAGGTCGAGTTTGGCCAGGACGCGCGAGACGTGCGTCTTCACCGTCGCCTCGCCGATGTGCAGCCGGGACCCGATCTGGGCGTTGGACAGGCCCTCGCCGAGGCAGCCGAGCACCTCGCGCTCGCGGTCGGTGAGGTCGCCGAGGCCGTGCGGGAGCGGGAGCTGTGCCGGGGCCGACGCGGCGAATGCGGTGATCAGCCGCCGGGTGACCTGCGGGGCCAGCACGCCGTCGCCGGCAGCGACGAGCTTGACGGCTTCGATCAGCCGGGGCGCTTCGACCGATTTGAGCAGGAAGCCGGCGGCTCCGGCCCGCAGCGCGCCGTGCACGTACTCGTCGAGGTCGAACGTGGTCAGCACGAGCACCTGGGTGAGTCCCGCGGACACCAGTTCGCGGGTGGCGGCGATGCCGTCGGTGCCCGGCATCCGGACGTCCATCAGGGTGACGTCCGGCCGCAGCGCCCGCGCCTGCCGGATGGCGGCGGCACCGTCGGCGGCCTCGCCGACGACCTCGATGCCCTCGGCGTGGCCGAGGATGGTGGTGAGGCCGAACCGGATGGCGCTGTGGTCGTCGGCGACCAGGACTCGGACAGTCATCGGTTTCCGACCGGGAGCTCGGCGCGGACCAGCCAGCCGTCGCCCGCCGGGCCCGCGGTGAGGTCGCCGCCCACCGCGTCGGCGCGCTCGCGCATGTTCAGCAGGCCCGTTCCGCGGCCCGGGGCGGGCCGCGGGGTGCGGACGTCGTTGCGGACCTCGACCGCGAGGACCCCGCCGCCGCAGTGGACGGCGACGTCCACCCGGCCGCCCGGGGCGTGCTTCGCGGCGTTGGTCAGCGCCTCCTGCGCGATCCGGTACGCCGTCAGGTCGACCGCCGCCGGCAGCGGCACCCGGGAGTCCACAGTGGACTCGACGTGCACCTCCAGCCCGCTGGCCCTGGCCGACTCCACCAGCTTGGCCAGGTCGGCGAGCCGGGCGGGCGCGGTCGTCTCCGCTTCGCCGCCGTCGGCCTTGAGCAGCCCGATCATCGCGCGCATCTCCTCCAGGGCGCTGACACTGTTTTCCCGCACCGATTCCAGCACGGCCTTCGCCAGTTTCGGGTCCGGCAGCGACAGCGCCGCCTCCGATTGGATGGCGATGGCCGAGAGGTGCCCGGCGATCACGTCGTGCAGGTCGCGGGCCATCCGCCCGCGCTCGGCGGCGACCGCCGCCCGCCGGTCGAGTTCCGCGATCTTCGCCAGCTGGGCGGCGTTGGCGCGCTCGGCCTCGGCGACGTCGCGTTGCTGGCGGACGTTCGCCGCCCACCACACCGGCGTGATGACGAACGGCAGCACGGCGATCGCGGCCAGCACCGCCGCCCGCCACTCCTGCGCGACCAGGAGCACCGCGGCGAGCACGCCCACCACCGAGAACGCGGCGAGGCCGATCATCACCCGGCTGGTGCGGCGGGAGCCGTAGAGCGTCGCCGCGTACAGGAAGTCGGTGTAGATGATCAGCACCGGCAGCGACGGGCTGAGCCAGACGTCCACCGCGAGCACCGCCGTGGCCAGGACGACCGCGAGGGGCACCCGCCGCCGGAGCAGCTCGAGCCCGCACAGCGCGGTCAGCTCCAGCAGCCGCACCGCCAGCGGGGCGTGGTCGTACCCCGTCACGATCCCGTGGACGCCGGTCGTGTAGACGAGGAACCCGAGCAGCCAGGTGGCCAGCGCGATCAGGCCGTCCTGCTGCCACACCGGGAGCGAGCGCAGGCGGGGGAGCGGCACCTGATCATCCCAGCACACCGCGCGCCGGGCCCGCGTCCTACGAAGTGATGACACCCGGTCCGTCCGTCCGCGGACGCGCCCGGGGGCCCGGGCGCGGGAGCGTGACGGGGTGGAAGAGATCGGGAAGTTCTTCGCGGAGAACCCGATGGCCGCCGTCATCGCGGCGGGCGAGATCGGGTTCTGGGTGTTCATCGCGGCGGGGCTGGCGGTGCGGTACGTGCTGCGCGCGCGGCGCGCGTCGGCGGTGGTGCTGGCCATGGTGCCGCTGGTCGACGTCGTGGTGCTGGTGGCGACCGTGCTCGACCTGGCCAACGGGGGCAAGCCGGGGTTCACGCACGGCCTCGCCGCGGTGTACCTGGGCTTCAGCGTCGTGTTCGGGCCGAGCATGGTCCGGTGGGCTGATGAGCGGTTCGCGCACCGGTTCGCCGGCCGCTTGTCGGGGGTTCCGGGTGGCGGAGCCCCCGGCCCGGGGCGCAGCCCCGGTTGTCACAGCGGGCCGCCGCCACCGCCGAAGCGGCAGGGGCGGGAGCGGACGCGGTACGAGTGGCGCGAGTGGGGGAAGTGCCTGCTGGCCTGCGGGCTCGCCGCGGTGGCCCTGCTGGTGGCGATCTTCGCGATCGGCGACCCGGAGCGCGTGGCGCCGCTGTGGGGCTGGTTCTCGCGGCTGGGCACCGTGACGGTGATCTGGCTGTTCGCCGGCCCGGTGTGGCAGGAGCTGTTCGGCGAGCGTGAGGAGGTGCGGCGGTGATCGAGCTGATCGGGATCCTGCTGGTGGTGCAGGGCGGTGGCGGGCTGCTCAACCGGCTGCTGGGTGCGCATTCGCCGAGCTGGTTCGTCCAGTTGCACGTGCTGCCGCCGGCGCTGCACGTGGTGGCGAGCGTGGTGATGGTGCTCCTGGGGGTGGCGGTGCTCACCGGAACCCGGAAGCGCCGGGGGTGACGGGCCGCGGGGGCGGCTGGGGGTCGCTCCCGCCGCCGGGGTGACGTCGGCCGTGCGGATGGCGGGAACCGCCCGGCACCGGAATGCTGGTCCCGTGCCCGAACAGATCCCCGCCCTGCACGAGCTCGCCGCCTCCCACGGTGTCGCCACCCGGTACGAGAACGCCGACCGGGTCTGGGTCGACGTCGACGACGAGGTGGTCATCGCCGTCCTCGGCCAGTTCGGCGTCGATGCCACCAGTGACGAGGCCATCGCCGCCGCCCTCGCCGCCGCGCGGGCAGCCCCGGCCGCCCTGCCGCCGACCGTCGTCGTGCGGGAAGGCACCGGCCGGACGCTCGGCGTCGATGCCGAGGTCGTCCTCGAAGACGGGACGCGGCGGCGGGTCGGCGGGGAACTGCCGGCGGACCTGCCGCTCGGCTGGCACCGGCTGGTCACCGCCGAGCAGGACGTCACCCTCGCCGTCGTGCCGGCGAAGCTGCCGGAGGTCCGGCCCGCCTGGGGGTGGATGCTGCAGCTCTACTCCCTGCACTCGGCCGGCTCGTGGGGCATCGGCGACTACGCCGACCTCGCCACCTTCGCCGCCCGGTCCGCCGCCGAGCTGGACGCCGGCGTCGTGCTGGTCAACCCGGTGCAGGCCATCAGCCCCGCGCACCCGATCGAACGGTCGCCGTACTCCCCGGCGAGCCGGCGGTTCGCCAACCCCGTCTACCTGCGCGTCACCGCGACCGAGACCTTCCGGGAAGCCGACGCCGCCACCCAGGCCGCCGTCGAGTCGCTGGCTCCGGACCGCGAAGGCGAGCTGATCGACTACGACGCCGTCTGGACCGCGAAGCGGGCCGCCCTCGAACTGCTGTGGCCGCACCGCGTCGAAGCGGTGCCCGAAGACGACGATCTCACGGCCTTCGCCCTCTTCTGCGCCCTCGCCGAACAGCACGGCGCGGACTGGCGGGACTGGCCCGAAGAACTGCGCGACCCCGCGGGCCCCGCGACGGCGAGGGCGCGCGAGGAGCTGAAGGAGCGCGTTGCCTTCCACGCGTGGCTGCAGCACCTCTGCCGGGTTCAGCTCGAAGCCGCGCGGACGGCCGCGCGCGAGGCCGGGATGACCGTCGGGATCGTGCACGACCTGCCCGTCGGCGTGCACCCCGGCGGTGCCGACACCTGGGCGCTCAACGACGTCTTCGCCGCCGACGTGCGGGTCGGCGCGCCGCCCGACGCCTTCAACCAGCAGGGACAGGACTGGAACCTGCCGCCGTGGCGGCCGGACAAGCTGGCCGAGGCCGGGTACGCGCCGTTCCGGGACGTCATCCGGGGCGTCCTGCGCTTCGCCGACGGCATCCGGGTCGACCACATCGCCGGCCTGTGGCGGCTGTGGTGGATCCCGCCGGGCGAGCCCGCGCACCGCGGCACGTACGTCCACTACGACGCCGAAGCGATGGTCGGCGTGCTCGCGCTCGAAGCGCACCGGGCCGGCGCCGTCGTCGTGGGGGAGGACCTCGGCACGGTCGAGGAGGTCGTCACCGACACCTTGCACGAACGGGGGATGCTCAGCTCGGCCGTGCTGTGGTTCGAACGCGACTGGGACGTACCCGGCCGGCCGTTCACCCCGCCCGAGAGCTGGGACCCGGACGCCATGGCCAGCATCTCCACGCACGACCTGCCGACCGTCGAGGGCTGGCTGAAGAGCGAGCACGTCCGGGTCCGGGCCGAGCTGGGGCTGCTGGACCGGGGGGTGGAAGCCGAAGAACGAACCGCCGCCGAGGAGCGCAAGGCACTGCTGGAACTCGTTGCGCGGGAAGGGATTCCGGACGACGACCCGGTCGTCGCGCTGCACACGCTGCTGGCGAAGGCGGCGTCGCGGCTCGTGCTGACGTCGCCGGCCGACGTGGCGGGCCAGGTGCGGCAGCCGAATCTGCCCGGAACGGTCGACCAGTACCCTAACTGGCGGATTCGCCTGCCCGTCAGCGTTGACGGCTTCTTCACCGCGAAGGGGGTCCGCGCCGCGGTCGCACCGCTGGCTGCGGCCCGGCCGCTGCCCCGGTAACGACGGTAACGACCAACCCGTCGCGCGCGACCCCCGGTGATACGTCACCGGCACGACCCAAGCTCGAGGAGAGATCCAGTGCGGCCCTGGCCCGGAACGCCCTACCCGCTCGGCGCCACCTACGACGGAGTCGGGACGAACTTCGCCCTGTTCTCCGAGGTGGCCGAGCGCGTCGAACTGTGCCTGTTCGACGCCGAGGGCAAGGAGACCCGCTACGCGCTCGAAGAGGTCGACGGCTTCGTCCACCACGGCTACCTGCTCAACGTCGGCCCCGGGCAGCGCTACGGCTTCCGCGTGCACGGCCCGTACGACCCGAAGCGCGGCCTGCGCTGCAACCCGAACAAGCTGCTCATCGACCCGTACGCGAAGGCCGTCTCGCACGGCGTGAAGTGGGACGAGTCGCTGTTCGGCTACCAGTTCGCCAACCCGGCCGAGCGCAACGACGACGACTCCGCGGGCCACGTGCCGTATTCGCTGGTGGCGAACCCGTTCTTCGACTGGGGCAACGACCGGCAGCCGAAGCGGCCGTACAACGAGACGGTCATCTACGAGGCCCACGTCAAGGGCATGACCGTGCATCACCCGTTCGTGCCCGAAGCGCTGCGGGGCACGTACGCCGGCCTCGCGCACCCCGCCGTCGTCGAGCACCTGCAGAAACTCGGTGTGACCGCGGTCGAGCTGCTGCCGGTGCACCAGTTCGTCACCGACCACGGCCTCGCCGAAAAGGGGCTGACGAACTACTGGGGCTACAACACGATCGGGTACTTCGCGCCGCACGACTCCTACGCGGCGATGCCCGGCGAGGGCGGTCAGGTCCAGGAGTTCAAGGGCATGGTCAAGGCCCTCCACGAAGCCGGGATCGAAGTCATCCTCGACGTGGTTTACAACCACACCGCCGAGGGCAACCACCTCGGGCCGACCCTGTCGATGCGCGGCATCGACAACGAGGCCTACTACCGCCTGGTCGAGGGGGAGCCCGAGTACTACATGGACTACACCGGCACCGGGAACTCGCTGAACGTGCGCAACCCGCACACCCTGCAGCTGATCATGGATTCGCTGCGCTACTGGGTGACGGAGATGCACGTCGACGGCTTCCGGTTCGACCTCGCCTCGGCGCTGGCGCGCGAGTTCTACGACGTCGACCGGCTGTCGACGTTCTTCGACCTCGTGCAGCAGGACCCGATCGTCAGCCAGGTGAAGCTGATCGCCGAGCCGTGGGACGTCGGCCCCGGCGGCTACCAGGTCGGCAACTTCCCGCCGCTGTGGACGGAGTGGAACGGGCAGTTCCGCGACACCGTGCGCGACTTCTGGCGCGGCGAGCCGTCGACGCTGGGGGAGTTCGCGAGCCGGATCACCGGCTCGTCGGACCTCTACCAGGACGACGGCCGCCGCCCGTTCGCGTCGATCAACTTCGTCACCGCGCACGACGGCTTCACGCTGCGGGACCTGGTGTCCTACAACGAAAAGCACAACGAGGCCAACGGCGAGGACGGCCGCGACGGCGCCGACGACAACCGGTCGTGGAACTGCGGCGTCGAGGGCGAGACCGACGACCCCGAGGTCCTGAACCTGCGCGTCCGGCAGCAGCGCAACATGCTCGCGACGCTGATGCTGTCCCAGGGCGTGCCGATGCTCCTGCACGGCGACGAGTTCGGCCGCACCCAGCGGGGCAACAACAATGTCTACTGCCAGGACTCGGAACTGTCCTGGATGGACTGGGAACTGGCGAAGGAGAACGCCGACCTGGTCAAGTTCACCGGCGGGCTGGGCGCGTTCCGGCACCGGCACCCGGTGTTCCGCCGCCGCCGGTTCTTCCAGGGCGGGCCGGTCGGCAAGGGCGAGAAGCTCGGCGACATCGCCTGGTTCACCCCGGCCGGCGAGGAGATGACCGAGCAGAACTGGGACGACGGCTTCGGCAAGGCGGTCGTCGTCTTCCTCAACGGCAAGGCGATCCCCGACCTCGACCAGCGCGGCATGAAGGTCGAGGACGACTCGTTCCTGCTCGCCTTCAACGCCCACTACGAGGACATCGACACCACGCTCCCGGGCAACGGCTACGGGGAGAGCTGGACCGTCGTGGTCGACACCGCGACCGGCGAGGTCGAACCCGCCGACGCCAAGCCGATCGAAGGCGGCGGCCGGCTCACCCTCCCCGCCCGGTCCCTGATCGTGCTGCAACGGACGGAGACGGAATCCGCATGACGGTCCCGGAGTCGACCTACCGGGTGCAGCTGCGCCCGGAGTTCACCTTCGCCGACGCGGCCGGCATCGCCGGCTACCTGCGTGACCTGGGCATCGGGGCGCTGTACGCGTCGCCGGTGCTGGACGCGGCGCCGGGTTCGACGCACGGCTACGACGTCGTCGACCCGACCCGCGCGCGGCCCGCGCTCGGCGGCGAAGGGGCGCGCCAGGAGCTGTCCGCGCTGCTCAAGGAGCTCGGGCTGGGCCTGGTGGTCGACATCGTGCCGAACCACATGTCGGTCGAGGTGCCGAAGGCGAACCGCTGGTGGTGGGACGTCCTGAAGCACGGCCGCGACTCGGAGTACGCCTCCTACTTCGACATCGACTGGGACCGCGGCCCGCTCCTGCTGCCCGTCCTCGGCGACGACGACGCTGTCGCCGAGCTGACCGTCGAAGGCGACGAACTGGTCTACTACGACCACCGCTTCCCGCTCGCCCCCGGCACGGAATCCGGGACGCCGCAAGAGGTCCACGAGCGCCAGCACTACCGCTTGTTCGGCTGGCGCCGCGGCAACGCCGAGCTGACCTACCGCCGGTTCTTCGACATCACCAACCTCGCCGCGGTCCGCGTCGAGGACCCGAAGGTGTTCGCCGCGACGCACGGCGAGGTGCTGCGCTGGGTCGCCGACGGCGACGTCACCGGCCTGCGCGTCGACCACCCGGACGGCCTCGCCGACCCCGGTGGCTACTTCCGGCGGCTGCGCGCGAACGCGCCGAACGCGTGGATCGTGGCCGAGAAGATCCTGCACCCGGGCGAGCCGCTGCCGCAGAGCTGGCCGGTCGACGGCACCACCGGCTACGACGCCCTGCGCGAGATCGCCGGCGTCTTCGTCGACCCGGCGGGCGAACCCGACTTCACCGCGCTGGCGAACGAGCTGGGCGTGAAGACCGGCTACCACCGCGTGGAGGCCGAGGCCCGGCGGCTGGTCACCGACCGCATCCTGGTCGCCGAGGTCCGGCGGATCGCCGCGCTGCTGCGGGACGTCGACCCCGAGGCGGCGCGCGCGGCCGTCGCCGAGACGATGATCGCCTTCCCCGTCTACCGCTCGTACCTGCCCGAGGGCGCGGCGCACTGGGCCGTCGCGATCGAAGGCGCCCGCCAGGCCCGGCCCGACCTCGCCGAGGCGCTCGCCGCCCTGGACGCGCAGGTCCGCGCCGAGCCGGACGGCGAGCTGGCCACCCGGATCCAGCAGACCTCCGGCATGGTCGTGGCCAAGGGCACCGAGGACACCACGTTCTACCGCTACACCCGCTTCGCGGCGCTCAACGAGGTCGGCGGCAACCCCGACCGCTTCGGGCTCGACGTCGAGGAGTTCCACCGGCTGGCCGCCGAGCGCGAAGCCGGGTACCCGGCCGCGATGACGACGCTGACCACGCACGACACCAAGCGGTCCGAGGACACCCGCGCCCGGATGGCCGTGCTGGCGGAACTGCCCGGCGAGTTCGCCGACGCGGTCCGGCGGTGGAGCGCGCGCCACGGCATCGACGAGCCGTCGCTCAACCTGCTCGCCTGGCAGACGCTGGTGTCCACCTGGCCGATCGAGCCGGCCCGGCTGCGGGACTACCTCGACAAGGCGGCCAAGGAAGCCAAGCTCCGGACCAGCTGGACCGACCACGACGAGGCCTTCGAGGCCGCCGTCGCCGCCTGGCCCGACGTCGTCGTGAACGACCCCGACGTGGCCGCGTTCGTCGCGCGGATCGAGCGACCGGGCTGGAGCAACTCGCTCGGCCAGAAGCTCGTCCAGCTGACCGCGCCCGGCGTCCCGGACGTCTACCAGGGCACCGAGCTGTGGGACTTCTCGCTGGTCGACCCGGACAACCGCCGCCCGGTCGACTACGCGGTCCGGCGCGAAATCCTGGCCCGGATCCTCGACGGCGAGCTGCCGGAGATCGACGCGTCCGGCGCGGCGAAGCTGCTGGTGGTGCATAGGGCGCTGAAGCTGCGCCAGGAGCACCCCGCGTTGTTCCGCGGCTACCGACCGCTGCGGGCCGAGGGCCCGGCTGCCGCTCACTGCCTGGCCTACACCCGCAGCGCCGATCTGGCCGTCGCGGTGACCCGGCTGCCCGTCGGCCTCGAAGCCGGCGGCGGCTGGCGCGACACCGTGCTGCCGCTGCCGGACGGCGTCTGGACCGACGTCCTGACCGGGCGCGAGGTCACCAGCGACCTGGCCGCCCTGTTCGACCGTTACCCCGTCGCGTTGCTGGTGCGAGGAGACGCATGAAGTTCAGCGTGTGGGCCCCGGCGGCCCGCCGGGTCCGGGTGAGCGTCGACGCGGGCGTGCACGAGATGACCGAGGGTGACGGCGGCTGGTGGCACGCCGAGGCCGACGGCGTCAACTACGCCTTCCTGCTGGACGACGAGAAGCCGCTGCCCGACCCGCGGTCGCGGTGGCAGCCGCACGGCGTCCACGCCGAGTCGCGCGTCTACGACCACGCCGAGTTCGCCTGGACCGACGACGCCTGGACCGGGCGGCAGCTGCCCGGCGCCGTCCTCTACGAGCTGCACATCGGCACCTTCACCGAGGGCGGCACCTTCGACGCGGCCATCGAGCGGCTCGACCACCTCGTCGACCTCGGCATCACGCACGTCGAGCTGCTGCCGGTGAACTCCTTCGACGGGACCGCGGGCTGGGGCTACG belongs to Amycolatopsis tolypomycina and includes:
- a CDS encoding response regulator, yielding MTVRVLVADDHSAIRFGLTTILGHAEGIEVVGEAADGAAAIRQARALRPDVTLMDVRMPGTDGIAATRELVSAGLTQVLVLTTFDLDEYVHGALRAGAAGFLLKSVEAPRLIEAVKLVAAGDGVLAPQVTRRLITAFAASAPAQLPLPHGLGDLTDREREVLGCLGEGLSNAQIGSRLHIGEATVKTHVSRVLAKLDLRSRVQAAILAQETGITGADLRKDP
- a CDS encoding DUF6885 family protein, translated to MTSGIDGGQLDLSGVRWLPGGARLTAVAQAELPQKDGLAAAFCGLAALRAAGLDVADQDAVAAAAGTVRGPVVRPPGEPGRRGFRLPLPVVDDPAAAGTRVSGLATAVGSLSRGALAAVPVTGEWTTETLFDLLVGLWDVPRVAVLARVDAAELGAHDTPERALLDYLDTGVPPLWTSRWRPPGGHFVLLVGIRIGAEGTLLSVVDTYPSLGDNGRHDQPVEWVTAALAGLGVLVVVDADQAAVVRRAARDAGLTPSYWD
- a CDS encoding amino acid permease produces the protein MDEVLERQESGDLKRRLRGRDLVGMGVGIIIGTGIFTLAGVEAKTHAGPAVTLSFVLGAVVAGLAALCYAELSSSVPTAGSAYTYAFATLGEVFAWIIGWDLLLEFALGAAVVSRGWSGYLANLLGLSPEWFGEDAKVNIGAVLIIAVLTVVAVRGIKESAWVTNLLVCVKVAVCVLVLAVGLFYVKGANLTPFIPPAKAPEAGTTVLEQPVVQAALGLEQSVYGLAGMITAAAVVFFAYTGFEALANLGEETLNPRKDLRVGILGALGVCALLYISVSIVLTGMVPFTDIDTGAPLADAFDRVGQHWVGALISLGAVTGLTSVMMVELVTIGRIGFAMGRDGLLPKALGTAHPRWGTPHRMTIGGAALIAVLAAFVPISELADMVSIGALSAMIIVAVAVPVLRRRRPDLDRPFKVPFSPVIPVVAALACLYLMLNLNVLTWIRFAAWLAIGLVIYFTYGRRHSRFATPVSPSRTE
- the treY gene encoding malto-oligosyltrehalose synthase, with protein sequence MTVPESTYRVQLRPEFTFADAAGIAGYLRDLGIGALYASPVLDAAPGSTHGYDVVDPTRARPALGGEGARQELSALLKELGLGLVVDIVPNHMSVEVPKANRWWWDVLKHGRDSEYASYFDIDWDRGPLLLPVLGDDDAVAELTVEGDELVYYDHRFPLAPGTESGTPQEVHERQHYRLFGWRRGNAELTYRRFFDITNLAAVRVEDPKVFAATHGEVLRWVADGDVTGLRVDHPDGLADPGGYFRRLRANAPNAWIVAEKILHPGEPLPQSWPVDGTTGYDALREIAGVFVDPAGEPDFTALANELGVKTGYHRVEAEARRLVTDRILVAEVRRIAALLRDVDPEAARAAVAETMIAFPVYRSYLPEGAAHWAVAIEGARQARPDLAEALAALDAQVRAEPDGELATRIQQTSGMVVAKGTEDTTFYRYTRFAALNEVGGNPDRFGLDVEEFHRLAAEREAGYPAAMTTLTTHDTKRSEDTRARMAVLAELPGEFADAVRRWSARHGIDEPSLNLLAWQTLVSTWPIEPARLRDYLDKAAKEAKLRTSWTDHDEAFEAAVAAWPDVVVNDPDVAAFVARIERPGWSNSLGQKLVQLTAPGVPDVYQGTELWDFSLVDPDNRRPVDYAVRREILARILDGELPEIDASGAAKLLVVHRALKLRQEHPALFRGYRPLRAEGPAAAHCLAYTRSADLAVAVTRLPVGLEAGGGWRDTVLPLPDGVWTDVLTGREVTSDLAALFDRYPVALLVRGDA
- a CDS encoding sensor histidine kinase; amino-acid sequence: MPLPRLRSLPVWQQDGLIALATWLLGFLVYTTGVHGIVTGYDHAPLAVRLLELTALCGLELLRRRVPLAVVLATAVLAVDVWLSPSLPVLIIYTDFLYAATLYGSRRTSRVMIGLAAFSVVGVLAAVLLVAQEWRAAVLAAIAVLPFVITPVWWAANVRQQRDVAEAERANAAQLAKIAELDRRAAVAAERGRMARDLHDVIAGHLSAIAIQSEAALSLPDPKLAKAVLESVRENSVSALEEMRAMIGLLKADGGEAETTAPARLADLAKLVESARASGLEVHVESTVDSRVPLPAAVDLTAYRIAQEALTNAAKHAPGGRVDVAVHCGGGVLAVEVRNDVRTPRPAPGRGTGLLNMRERADAVGGDLTAGPAGDGWLVRAELPVGNR
- the glgX gene encoding glycogen debranching protein GlgX, translated to MRPWPGTPYPLGATYDGVGTNFALFSEVAERVELCLFDAEGKETRYALEEVDGFVHHGYLLNVGPGQRYGFRVHGPYDPKRGLRCNPNKLLIDPYAKAVSHGVKWDESLFGYQFANPAERNDDDSAGHVPYSLVANPFFDWGNDRQPKRPYNETVIYEAHVKGMTVHHPFVPEALRGTYAGLAHPAVVEHLQKLGVTAVELLPVHQFVTDHGLAEKGLTNYWGYNTIGYFAPHDSYAAMPGEGGQVQEFKGMVKALHEAGIEVILDVVYNHTAEGNHLGPTLSMRGIDNEAYYRLVEGEPEYYMDYTGTGNSLNVRNPHTLQLIMDSLRYWVTEMHVDGFRFDLASALAREFYDVDRLSTFFDLVQQDPIVSQVKLIAEPWDVGPGGYQVGNFPPLWTEWNGQFRDTVRDFWRGEPSTLGEFASRITGSSDLYQDDGRRPFASINFVTAHDGFTLRDLVSYNEKHNEANGEDGRDGADDNRSWNCGVEGETDDPEVLNLRVRQQRNMLATLMLSQGVPMLLHGDEFGRTQRGNNNVYCQDSELSWMDWELAKENADLVKFTGGLGAFRHRHPVFRRRRFFQGGPVGKGEKLGDIAWFTPAGEEMTEQNWDDGFGKAVVVFLNGKAIPDLDQRGMKVEDDSFLLAFNAHYEDIDTTLPGNGYGESWTVVVDTATGEVEPADAKPIEGGGRLTLPARSLIVLQRTETESA
- the malQ gene encoding 4-alpha-glucanotransferase, with amino-acid sequence MAGTARHRNAGPVPEQIPALHELAASHGVATRYENADRVWVDVDDEVVIAVLGQFGVDATSDEAIAAALAAARAAPAALPPTVVVREGTGRTLGVDAEVVLEDGTRRRVGGELPADLPLGWHRLVTAEQDVTLAVVPAKLPEVRPAWGWMLQLYSLHSAGSWGIGDYADLATFAARSAAELDAGVVLVNPVQAISPAHPIERSPYSPASRRFANPVYLRVTATETFREADAATQAAVESLAPDREGELIDYDAVWTAKRAALELLWPHRVEAVPEDDDLTAFALFCALAEQHGADWRDWPEELRDPAGPATARAREELKERVAFHAWLQHLCRVQLEAARTAAREAGMTVGIVHDLPVGVHPGGADTWALNDVFAADVRVGAPPDAFNQQGQDWNLPPWRPDKLAEAGYAPFRDVIRGVLRFADGIRVDHIAGLWRLWWIPPGEPAHRGTYVHYDAEAMVGVLALEAHRAGAVVVGEDLGTVEEVVTDTLHERGMLSSAVLWFERDWDVPGRPFTPPESWDPDAMASISTHDLPTVEGWLKSEHVRVRAELGLLDRGVEAEERTAAEERKALLELVAREGIPDDDPVVALHTLLAKAASRLVLTSPADVAGQVRQPNLPGTVDQYPNWRIRLPVSVDGFFTAKGVRAAVAPLAAARPLPR